Genomic segment of Syntrophobacterales bacterium:
AGAAATTGGCAATCGCCCAAATCATGTTTCTGCTGCGAAAAAGTCCCCTTTCCGCAGAGGAAATATCCAGTGCTTTGGGCATAAGCCCCTCTGACGTCTCGAGACACCTGAAGATTTCGGCAACGCAAGGCTTGGTCCGGTTCGATGAAAGCCGGAAGCGCTTTTCGCCCGTCTTGACGTGAAGGAGCATGCCTAAGGATCATGGGAAGGAAGAAGGTGAAAACAGTAGTTATGGATGACGCTAAAATCGATCAGATTGTTAATAAATATCAAGGTGATGCCGGCTCGCTGATCCAAATATTGCTGGAGATTCAGAAAGAACATCATTGGCTTTCCAAGGAAGTGCTGGAGAAGGTCAACAAGGACTTGCAAACTCCTTTACCATTCAGTAAACTACAGCATATAGCCAGCTTTTACAAGGCCTTTAGTTTAATGCCTAAGGGCCGCCACGAGGTGCAAATTTGCATGGGCACTGCCTGTTATGTGCA
This window contains:
- a CDS encoding NAD(P)H-dependent oxidoreductase subunit E, which produces MDDAKIDQIVNKYQGDAGSLIQILLEIQKEHHWLSKEVLEKVNKDLQTPLPFSKLQHIASFYKAFSLMPKGRHEVQICMGTACYVQGATHILEAVQEMLGIKPGETDTEMKFSLETVNCLGYGAPGPVMIVDGNYYSNMTPDKAKDILKNYD